One Indicator indicator isolate 239-I01 chromosome Z, UM_Iind_1.1, whole genome shotgun sequence genomic window carries:
- the CZH5orf34 gene encoding uncharacterized protein C5orf34 homolog — MEAESLMVLYADNSVEVHYVTGARLLLSPCGCEYLYEAALPAASHPLRPPETTRQRVAFVLSAYRVQLLRALDFRNKFSSRPYLPSHVIPRERKQILFSDILETRWPDPDIANLTRCIDNGSVRISSVDGYAHLYLSEWQQEFTVEFLCKVSQSSAASLCSSQKNSNYQTRDQHGISNKNSVAGMLSKQKRIENKSEHICVEDKYREPIKSTDQKDRDGVPLLCTNCSCEYTWVTQHWSVSSYPEEWKYPLSLALMCYSSHAVKDVVKTHEKNNPTEGGVLMDPKTHEAVSHLPTALPLSCRAPHLHRWTFCDFFQNQDTEKYSCPQLIQIVWCQGVFYRFIHGRTNITEIYPGDHSFFKSEGAFFGKYFTHYTIQKGTKKREEKIYSVYSLPPDVPGNPYSISSVITEAIKIVQYCYKTKLSSTYNYYLCCWKMVPETDGREMLPLLLYDKVIPSMGRLHVYSDHIVHAAFWDGITLNLVWDFSSSCSKIQVNEDIGWCKLTTPSGEQKLIKISDPGIYERYIKTAIEWCRSLNERKEIPEYIPHSVTEENWSVDAELEKIQRFNFLLDNSNVLEKTPAARTNPSGVTVRETENRSELEEISEKCVLEALEKTSKVIQDIESLLATSGK, encoded by the exons ATGGAGGCGGAAAGTCTGATGGTGCTGTACGCAGATAACTCGGTGGAGGTGCACTACGTTACGGGAGCCCgtctgctgctgtctccttgCGGCTGCGAGTACTTGTATGAAGCGGCGCTCCCCGCTGCTTCCCACCCCCTCCGGCCGCCGGAGACCACCCGACAGCGGGTCGCCTTCGTTCTCAGCGCTTACCGG GTACAACTTCTGCGAGCTCTAGATTTCCGTAACAAATTTTCTTCTCGCCCATACTTACCTTCACATGTTATACCTCGAGAAAGAAAACAG attcttttcagtgatatcTTAGAAACTAGATGGCCTGACCCTGATATAGCCAATCTGACAAGATGTATAGACAACGGCAGTGTGCGGATCTCGTCAGTAGATGGTTATGCTCACCTTTACCTGTCAGAATGGCAGCAAGAATTTACTGTGGAGTTCTTGTGCAAAGTCAGCCAGTCATCTGCAGCATCCTTATGCTCCTCTCAAAAGAACAGCAACTATCAAACCAGAGATCAGCATGGAATATCAAATAAAAATTCTGTTGCAGGTATGTTATCAAAGCAAAAGAGAATAGAGAATAAGAGTGAACACATTTGTGTTGAAGATAAATACAGAGAACCAATCAAATCAACAGACCAGAAAGACAGAGACGGAGTCCCTTTACTCTGCACAAATTGTTCTTGTGAATATACATGGGTTACACAGCACTGGTCCGTTTCCTCCTACCCAGAAGAATGGAAGTACCCTTTGTCATTGGCACTAATGTGTTACAGCTCACATGCTGTTAAGGATGTAGTGAAGACTCATGAGAAAAACAACCCTACAGAAGGTGGTGTTTTAATGGACCCCAAAACACATGAAGCAGTTTCTCATTTACCTACAGCTCTGCcactcagctgcagagctccacATTTACACAG GTGGACTTTCTGTGACTTCTTTCAGAATCAGGATACTGAAAAGTACTCATGCCCTCAGCTAATTCAGATTGTATGGTGCCAGGGTGTTTTTTACAG ATTCATCCATGGTAGGACGAACATCACAGAAATTTATCCTGGTGATCATTCATTTTTCAAGTCAGAGGGAGCATtttttggaaaatatttcacGCATTATACAAtccaaaaaggaacaaaaaag agagaagaaaagatatATTCAGTATACAGCCTACCTCCCGATGTACCAGGAAATCCATATTCTATATCCTCCGTTATTACTGAAGCTATCAA gATAGTTCAGTACTGCTACAAGACTAAACTATCATCAACTTATAACTACtatctctgctgctggaaaatg gtacctgagacagatggACGAGAAATGTTGCCACTTTTGCTGTATGATAAGGTTATTCCCAGCATGGGAAGACTCCATGTGTACTCAGATCATATAGTCCATGCTGCTTTTTGGGATGGGATAACTTTGAACCTGGTCTGGGATTTCAGCTCATCCTGTAGTAAGATCCAG gtAAATGAAGATATAGGCTGGTGTAAGTTAACTACTCCTAGTGGGGAACAGAAGCTAATAAAAATAAGTGATCCTGGAATCTATGAAAG GTATATCAAAACAGCAATAGAATGGTGCAGAAGTTTGAATGAAAGGAAGGAGATTCCTGAATATATTCCACACTCTGTCACTGAAGAAAATTG GTCTGTTGATGCTGAGCTAGAAAAAATACAGAGATTTAACT TTTTATTGGATAATAGCAATGTTTTGGAAAAGACACCTGCTGCAAGAACTAATCCATCCGGTGTTACtgtcagagaaacagaaaacaggagTGAGCTGGAAGAAATCAGTGAAAAGTGTGTGTTGGAGGCATTGGAAAAAACTTCTAAAGTCATTCAGGATATAGAATCCCTGCTTGCAACTTCTGGGAAGTGA
- the TMEM267 gene encoding transmembrane protein 267, with product MASETEKAHALLQTFSTASVISSLGLGIFCFVVDRLLQLSFIQQNDWLRALSDNAVHGILGMWSWAIVIGLRKKSDFAEITLAGFLASVIDVDHFFFAGSLSLKAALTLPQRPLLHCSTVIPVVALTLKFIMHLFRLKDSWCFLPWMLFISWTSHHVHDGIRHGLWICPFGKTPPLPYWLYVAITASLPHLCSFIMYLTGTRELMSIKHGIRIDV from the exons ATGGCATCTGAGACTGAAAAGGCCCATGctcttctgcagactttcagcacagcttcagTTATTTCTAGTCTAGGTTTGGGAATATTCTGCTTTGTAGTAGACAGACTTCTGCAGTTGTCCTTCATTCAGCAAAATGACTGGCTCCGAGCCCTCTCTGATAATGCAGTGCATGGTATTCTGGGAATGTGGTCCTGGGCAATAGTGATTGGactcaggaagaaaagtgaCTTCGCTGAGATCACTCTGGCTGGATTCCTCGCCTCTGTCATTGATGTGGACCACTTCTTTTTTGCTGGCTCCCTGTCATTAAAG gctgctctgactCTTCCACAGAGGCCACTGCTTCATTGCTCTACTGTGATTCCTGTTGTGGCTTTGACATTAAAGTTTATTATGCACCTTTTCAGGCTTAAGGATTCATGGTGCTTTCTTCCCTGGATGTTGTTCATATCCTGGACTTCTCATCATGTCCATGATGGGATTCGTCATGGCCTCTGGATCTGCCCATTTGGGAAAACTCCTCCTTTGCCATATTGGCTGTATGTGGCAATTACAGCATCTTTACCTCATCTATGTTCATTCATTATGTATTTAACAGGCACTAGAGAATTAATGTCTATAAAGCATGGAATCCGCATTGATGTATAA